A stretch of the Lytechinus variegatus isolate NC3 chromosome 5, Lvar_3.0, whole genome shotgun sequence genome encodes the following:
- the LOC121415219 gene encoding uncharacterized protein LOC121415219 gives MGPRRTLAKLTCITILVFGFICGILNFQHLWNIETEIPRTRLSLSRKTGRGKLLQKKDHSLDSGSESWLNFPSLRVEKRPAGGNEMDEGAEEEDIMKLREDVEIALLRLEMAKRLRHRDVSIKYPGKVGQAKLKAAYTSEEKSPNTDHLHQRTEQHDTRKHEIHHNDLGIDKLFKKVNTIDDYLEKEEDAVIKDDPNLNADVERTVPVLHVKRYVDEPVDPHEYNYIYNPSHVCLDKDGRPQSVFIIFLVVTAPGHFQRRNVVRHTYGDQKQWPALKRGIFATVFLLGKTFNATLQRMIDEEARKHNDILQEDFIDTYANLSRKTVMGLKWVTNHCRHAYFAMKIDDDSMINQGRFLWIFKESSFTNWTASETMWEAPVLRSNLSKYYISKEYYPAPKYPPYMNGPGYVMSSDLVEAGYHMALKTPLFPWEDVFLGTCFKKMGFKPVKHKRFLWISDPGFFTGNSERTIVTSIRSYVVVSNLHPDTMKFVWFTCKIKLIKPR, from the coding sequence ATGGGGCCGCGCCGAACCCTGGCCAAGCTAACCTGCATCACCATTCTGGTATTTGGATTCATCTGTGGAATTCTCAACTTCCAACATTTATGGAACATAGAGACCGAGATCCCTCGAACTCGCCTGTCTCTCTCGAGAAAGACGGGACGTGGAAAACTTCTCCAGAAAAAAGACCATAGTTTGGACAGCGGTAGTGAGAGTTGGCTGAACTTCCCAAGTCTGCGGGTGGAAAAGAGGCCCGCTGGCGGAAATGAGATGGATGAGGGTGCAGAAGAAGAGGATATCATGAAACTCCGTGAGGATGTAGAAATAGCCCTTCTAAGGCTGGAGATGGCAAAAAGGTTGAGGCACCGAGATGTTTCCATTAAATATCCGGGTAAGGTTGGGCAGGCGAAATTGAAAGCGGCGTATACTTCTGAGGAAAAATCACCCAATACCGATCACTTGCATCAGAGGACTGAACAGCACGATACCAGGAAACATGAAATACATCACAATGATTTAGGTATAgataaattattcaaaaaaGTAAATACTATTGATGATTATTTAGAAAAGGAGGAAGATGCTGTTATCAAGGATGACCCTAATCTCAATGCGGATGTTGAACGAACTGTGCCTGTTTTGCATGTTAAACGTTACGTGGACGAGCCTGTGGACCCACATGAGTACAACTATATTTACAATCCATCTCATGTCTGTTTAGACAAAGATGGACGTCCTCAGAGTGTCTTTATAATCTTCCTGGTAGTCACCGCACCAGGACACTTCCAGAGGAGGAATGTCGTCAGGCACACCTACGGTGACCAGAAACAATGGCCTGCCCTGAAGAGAGGGATCTTCGCCACGGTGTTCCTTCTAGGGAAGACCTTCAACGCTACCCTGCAGAGGATGATAGATGAAGAGGCCCGGAAACACAACGACATTCTCCAGGAGGACTTCATTGATACCTATGCGAACCTCTCCCGGAAGACGGTGATGGGATTGAAGTGGGTGACAAATCACTGTCGTCACGCGTATTTCGCCATGAAGATAGACGACGACTCCATGATTAACCAGGGTCGGTTTCTCTGGATCTTCAAGGAATCATCGTTCACCAACTGGACAGCCTCCGAGACCATGTGGGAAGCACCCGTGTTGCGTAGCAACTTAAGCAAGTACTACATCTCCAAGGAATACTACCCCGCCCCCAAATACCCACCGTACATGAACGGTCCTGGCTATGTGATGTCGTCGGACTTGGTTGAAGCAGGGTACCACATGGCTCTCAAGACACCCCTCTTTCCGTGGGAAGATGTCTTCCTAGGAACGTGCTTCAAGAAGATGGGGTTCAAGCCAGTTAAGCATAAACGCTTCTTGTGGATATCAGACCCTGGATTTTTCACTGGTAACAGCGAAAGGACCATCGTCACATCGATACGTTCCTATGTTGTGGTATCAAACCTTCACCCAGATACCATGAAGTTTGTTTGGTTTACGTGCAAGATCAAATTAATCAAACCGAGGTGA
- the LOC121414862 gene encoding uncharacterized protein F54H12.2-like, with translation MAGTAEEYIDLSQTMLHVLLKIVNPDNTALAEDAPVGPINLLLPSLFSQIDVKLNETLVSQPSNTNAYRAYLDVLTHYGHDSMTSQLTQQLFYKDEAGYFDVVNPLLPQVEANAGLKKRQKFTSQSKTLSLLGPLYGDIFFQERLMLPGVDVKIKLNRNKDGFCLLTSDATSKYKIMIEKATLYVRKVKVNPSVMLSHAKGLENTPAKYPINKVDVKSFTIPAGNMSINKDNLFLGQIPNRIIIGFVDNDSFNGSYRKNPYNFKHYNLNYISITVDGEPLPMRPLRPCFEEGGNQNYIEAYNTLFMGTSRLFSDHGIAINREEYAQGYTLYAFDLTPDLSDGCHLNLVKEGNVRLEAGFDAALPNTVNCIVYSESQGLIQIDRSRNVIYDFKA, from the coding sequence ATGGCTGGAACCGCCGAAGAATACATCGACTTATCACAAACCATGCTTCATGTACTGCTAAAAATTGTCAACCCAGACAACACAGCCCTCGCGGAAGATGCACCAGTAGGACCCATCAATCTGCTGCTTCCTTCACTTTTCAGCCAGATAGATGTGAAACTGAATGAGACTCTCGTTTCTCAACCATCAAATACAAACGCTTATAGAGCTTACTTAGATGTGTTAACCCACTATGGACACGATTCGATGACATCCCAGTTGACCCAGCAGTTATTTTACAAGGACGAGGCTGGCTATTTTGACGTAGTAAACCCCCTCCTACCTCAAGTGGAAGCGAACGCTGGTTTGAAAAAGAGACAGAAATTTACGAGTCAGAGTAAAACTTTATCACTACTGGGACCCTTGTATGGAGACATTTTTTTCCAAGAGCGGCTCATGCTTCCAGGTGTGGACGTTAAAATCAAGCTCAACCGAAACAAAGATGGTTTTTGCCTGCTCACATCGGACGCTACGTCCAAATACAAGATCATGATAGAGAAGGCTACCCTCTACGTCAGGAAGGTGAAAGTCAACCCGTCAGTGATGCTGTCGCATGCAAAAGGGCTAGAAAACACTCCTGCCAAGTATCCAATAAACAAAGTAGACGTGAAATCCTTTACCATTCCAGCCGGAAATATGTCCATTAATAAAGACAATCTTTTTCTAGGACAGATCCCTAACCGTATCATCATAGGATTTGTGGATAATGACTCTTTCAACGGGAGCTACAGAAAAAACCCTTATAATTTTAAGCATTATAATTTAAACTACATTTCAATAACTGTGGATGGAGAGCCCCTTCCCATGAGGCCTCTGCGCCCTTGTTTCGAAGAGGGCGGGAACCAGAACTATATTGAAGCCTACAATACCCTGTTTATGGGAACCAGCCGCTTATTCTCAGACCATGGAATAGCTATAAATAGGGAAGAATATGCCCAAGGATACACACTTTACGCATTTGATCTCACCCCCGATTTAAGTGATGGCTGTCATCTTAATCTTGTCAAGGAAGGGAACGTACGTCTCGAAGCAGGTTTTGATGCTGCGTTGCCCAACACAGTGAATTGTATCGTTTACTCTGAATCACAAGGACTTATCCAGATTGATAGGAGTAGAAATGTCATCTATGATTTCAAGGCTTAA